One window of the Sebastes umbrosus isolate fSebUmb1 chromosome 1, fSebUmb1.pri, whole genome shotgun sequence genome contains the following:
- the LOC119498580 gene encoding glutathione hydrolase 7-like isoform X2 produces the protein MDASPGTKLNKQLTFSYNSFAGSSEVADDSSDFTCDLNQNHDLSHLPKDIPLKQLASGSPHVLDRGLKETETDKDCSREDTLGCIHAVSITFAIGVTVALLLHIYLWESLVFVKGVVVSDHERCTTLGQSILRDGGSSVDAAVSAALCLGVVHPHVSGVGGGGVMLVHDIHKNETRVINFQGTAPQTLKEELLQNVSELKAGLQVGVPGQLRGLHRAHSLYGSLSWADVVTRAAAVAKEGFNVSFSLAEAISKLKGEQLSQRFRDTFLPGGRALLPGSFLRMSSLAGVLEAGLSNFYEGNFSQEIEDEVRANGGVLSRDDISNYSVQVEQPEEVLYNALVSALNLLEGLHLNESNITENQTHHWVAEALKGALAMDSGVGDPKYNSSVTELLSDMLSKSQAEVLRQRINSSHTAPPEDSTVHSLQMAGQVAVMGPDGLIVSVASSLSTSFGSRIMTQSGVLLNSLVLDFSWPNKTRGQLLTNQKNIIQPGERPVSSLMPTIVVPAKHKCGIYMALSSSGGQQRLFEITQVLIKELSLHKETNDSVSLRKLHPQRQPNRLLDDPEFPEGSVQPLHEKGHVVQGILRNNDIITAIRVPPLSDSFL, from the exons ATGGATGCGTCTCCTGGAACAAAACTTAACAAGCAGTTAACATTCAGTTATAATAGTTTTGCTGGTTCATCTGAAGTGGCTGATGACTCGAGTGACTTCACCTGTGACTTGAATCAAAACCACG ACCTCAGCCATCTCCCAAAGGACATCCCTCTGAAACAGCTGGCCTCTGGTAGCCCACATGTGTTAGACCGAGGCctcaaagagacagagacagacaaagactGCTCCAGGGAAGACACACTCGGATGTATCCATGCTGTATCTATCACCTTTGCCATTGGAGTGACCGTTGCTTTGCTCCTGCATATTTACCTGTGGGAAAGTTTG GTGTTTGTAAAAGGTGTGGTGGTGTCGGATCACGAGCGCTGCACCACTCTCGGCCAGAGCATCCTCCGTGATGGTGGGTCTAGTGTGGATGCAGCCGTCTCTGCCGCCCTGTGTTTGGGCGTTGTGCATCCACATGTGTCAGGTGTTGGAGG AGGTGGGGTGATGCTGGTTCATGACATCCATAAGAATGAAACCAGGGTGATTAATTTTCAGGGAACTGCTCCTCAGACACTTAAAGAGGAGTTGCTGCAAAATGTTTCAGAGCTAAAG GCTGGTCTGCAAGTGGGAGTGCCAGGTCAGCTCAGAGGGTTACACCGTGCTCACAGCCTGTACGGGAG TCTTTCATGGGCGGATGTGGTcaccagagctgctgctgttgccaaAGAAGGTTTTAATGTGTCGTTCAGTCTCG CTGAGGCTATATCGAAGTTAAAAGGTGAGCAGCTGTCGCAACGTTTCAGGGACACGTTCCTCCCAGGTGGCCGAGCTCTGCTGCCTGGTTCATTTCTGAGGATGTCCAGTCTGGCCGGAGTCCTCGAGGCCGGTCTGTCCAACTTCTATGAGGGGAACTTTTCACAAGAGATAGAGGATGAG GTGCGAGCCAATGGAGGGGTCCTGAGCAGAGACGACATCAGTAACTACAGTGTACAAGTGGAGCAGCCAGAGGAAGTCCTGTACAATG CGTTGGTATCAGCGCTCAACCTTCTGGAGGGCCTCCATCTCAATGAGAGTAATATCACAGAAAATCAAACACACCACTGGGTGGCTGAG GCTCTGAAAGGAGCTTTGGCTATGGACAGTGGTGTGGGTGACCCTAAATATAACTCTTCAGTGACTGAGCTGCTCTCTGACATGCTGAG TAAGAGTCAAGCTGAGGTGCTTCGCCAGAGGATCAATTCCTCCCATACCGCTCCACCCGAGGACTCCACTGTCCACTCCCTACAGATGGCTGGACAGGTAGCAGTCATGGGACCTGATGGCCTCATAGTGTCAGTTGCAAG TTCGTTGAGCACGTCATTCGGGAGCAGAATCATGACACAGTCAGGTGTTCTTCTCAACAGCCTTGTGCTTGACTTCTCCTGGCCAAACAAAACCAGAGGGCAGCTCTTAACCAACCAG AAAAACATCATCCAGCCAGGAGAGAGGCCCGTATCATCTCTTATGCCCACCATAGTGGTGCCAGCGAAGCATAAATGTGGGATCTACATGGCGCTAAGCAGTTCAGGTGGACAACAGCGTTTGTTTGAGATCACCCAG GTGTTGATCAAGGAACTGTCCCTCCATAAAGAGACAAACGACAGCGTCTCACTGAGAAAACTCCATCCCCAACGTCAGCCAAACAGACTTCTTGATGACC CTGAGTTTCCAGAAGGGAGTGTGCAGCCTTTGCATGAAAAGGGTCACGTAGTCCAGGGGATCCTGAGGAACAACGATATCATTACGGCCATAAGAGTACCTCCATTATCTGATAGTTTCTTATAG
- the LOC119498580 gene encoding glutathione hydrolase 7-like isoform X1: protein MDASPGTKLNKQLTFSYNSFAGSSEVADDSSDFTCDLNQNHDLSHLPKDIPLKQLASGSPHVLDRGLKETETDKDCSREDTLGCIHAVSITFAIGVTVALLLHIYLWESLVFVKGVVVSDHERCTTLGQSILRDGGSSVDAAVSAALCLGVVHPHVSGVGGGGVMLVHDIHKNETRVINFQGTAPQTLKEELLQNVSELKAGLQVGVPGQLRGLHRAHSLYGSLSWADVVTRAAAVAKEGFNVSFSLAEAISKLKGEQLSQRFRDTFLPGGRALLPGSFLRMSSLAGVLEAGLSNFYEGNFSQEIEDEVRANGGVLSRDDISNYSVQVEQPEEVLYNEFIIQVPPLSSAGAALVSALNLLEGLHLNESNITENQTHHWVAEALKGALAMDSGVGDPKYNSSVTELLSDMLSKSQAEVLRQRINSSHTAPPEDSTVHSLQMAGQVAVMGPDGLIVSVASSLSTSFGSRIMTQSGVLLNSLVLDFSWPNKTRGQLLTNQKNIIQPGERPVSSLMPTIVVPAKHKCGIYMALSSSGGQQRLFEITQVLIKELSLHKETNDSVSLRKLHPQRQPNRLLDDPEFPEGSVQPLHEKGHVVQGILRNNDIITAIRVPPLSDSFL, encoded by the exons ATGGATGCGTCTCCTGGAACAAAACTTAACAAGCAGTTAACATTCAGTTATAATAGTTTTGCTGGTTCATCTGAAGTGGCTGATGACTCGAGTGACTTCACCTGTGACTTGAATCAAAACCACG ACCTCAGCCATCTCCCAAAGGACATCCCTCTGAAACAGCTGGCCTCTGGTAGCCCACATGTGTTAGACCGAGGCctcaaagagacagagacagacaaagactGCTCCAGGGAAGACACACTCGGATGTATCCATGCTGTATCTATCACCTTTGCCATTGGAGTGACCGTTGCTTTGCTCCTGCATATTTACCTGTGGGAAAGTTTG GTGTTTGTAAAAGGTGTGGTGGTGTCGGATCACGAGCGCTGCACCACTCTCGGCCAGAGCATCCTCCGTGATGGTGGGTCTAGTGTGGATGCAGCCGTCTCTGCCGCCCTGTGTTTGGGCGTTGTGCATCCACATGTGTCAGGTGTTGGAGG AGGTGGGGTGATGCTGGTTCATGACATCCATAAGAATGAAACCAGGGTGATTAATTTTCAGGGAACTGCTCCTCAGACACTTAAAGAGGAGTTGCTGCAAAATGTTTCAGAGCTAAAG GCTGGTCTGCAAGTGGGAGTGCCAGGTCAGCTCAGAGGGTTACACCGTGCTCACAGCCTGTACGGGAG TCTTTCATGGGCGGATGTGGTcaccagagctgctgctgttgccaaAGAAGGTTTTAATGTGTCGTTCAGTCTCG CTGAGGCTATATCGAAGTTAAAAGGTGAGCAGCTGTCGCAACGTTTCAGGGACACGTTCCTCCCAGGTGGCCGAGCTCTGCTGCCTGGTTCATTTCTGAGGATGTCCAGTCTGGCCGGAGTCCTCGAGGCCGGTCTGTCCAACTTCTATGAGGGGAACTTTTCACAAGAGATAGAGGATGAG GTGCGAGCCAATGGAGGGGTCCTGAGCAGAGACGACATCAGTAACTACAGTGTACAAGTGGAGCAGCCAGAGGAAGTCCTGTACAATG AATTTATTATTCAAgttcctcctctctcatctgcTGGTGCAGCGTTGGTATCAGCGCTCAACCTTCTGGAGGGCCTCCATCTCAATGAGAGTAATATCACAGAAAATCAAACACACCACTGGGTGGCTGAG GCTCTGAAAGGAGCTTTGGCTATGGACAGTGGTGTGGGTGACCCTAAATATAACTCTTCAGTGACTGAGCTGCTCTCTGACATGCTGAG TAAGAGTCAAGCTGAGGTGCTTCGCCAGAGGATCAATTCCTCCCATACCGCTCCACCCGAGGACTCCACTGTCCACTCCCTACAGATGGCTGGACAGGTAGCAGTCATGGGACCTGATGGCCTCATAGTGTCAGTTGCAAG TTCGTTGAGCACGTCATTCGGGAGCAGAATCATGACACAGTCAGGTGTTCTTCTCAACAGCCTTGTGCTTGACTTCTCCTGGCCAAACAAAACCAGAGGGCAGCTCTTAACCAACCAG AAAAACATCATCCAGCCAGGAGAGAGGCCCGTATCATCTCTTATGCCCACCATAGTGGTGCCAGCGAAGCATAAATGTGGGATCTACATGGCGCTAAGCAGTTCAGGTGGACAACAGCGTTTGTTTGAGATCACCCAG GTGTTGATCAAGGAACTGTCCCTCCATAAAGAGACAAACGACAGCGTCTCACTGAGAAAACTCCATCCCCAACGTCAGCCAAACAGACTTCTTGATGACC CTGAGTTTCCAGAAGGGAGTGTGCAGCCTTTGCATGAAAAGGGTCACGTAGTCCAGGGGATCCTGAGGAACAACGATATCATTACGGCCATAAGAGTACCTCCATTATCTGATAGTTTCTTATAG
- the LOC119498580 gene encoding glutathione hydrolase 7-like isoform X3, producing the protein MYPCCIYHLCHWSDRCFAPAYLPVFVKGVVVSDHERCTTLGQSILRDGGSSVDAAVSAALCLGVVHPHVSGVGGGGVMLVHDIHKNETRVINFQGTAPQTLKEELLQNVSELKAGLQVGVPGQLRGLHRAHSLYGSLSWADVVTRAAAVAKEGFNVSFSLAEAISKLKGEQLSQRFRDTFLPGGRALLPGSFLRMSSLAGVLEAGLSNFYEGNFSQEIEDEVRANGGVLSRDDISNYSVQVEQPEEVLYNEFIIQVPPLSSAGAALVSALNLLEGLHLNESNITENQTHHWVAEALKGALAMDSGVGDPKYNSSVTELLSDMLSKSQAEVLRQRINSSHTAPPEDSTVHSLQMAGQVAVMGPDGLIVSVASSLSTSFGSRIMTQSGVLLNSLVLDFSWPNKTRGQLLTNQKNIIQPGERPVSSLMPTIVVPAKHKCGIYMALSSSGGQQRLFEITQVLIKELSLHKETNDSVSLRKLHPQRQPNRLLDDPEFPEGSVQPLHEKGHVVQGILRNNDIITAIRVPPLSDSFL; encoded by the exons ATGTATCCATGCTGTATCTATCACCTTTGCCATTGGAGTGACCGTTGCTTTGCTCCTGCATATTTACCT GTGTTTGTAAAAGGTGTGGTGGTGTCGGATCACGAGCGCTGCACCACTCTCGGCCAGAGCATCCTCCGTGATGGTGGGTCTAGTGTGGATGCAGCCGTCTCTGCCGCCCTGTGTTTGGGCGTTGTGCATCCACATGTGTCAGGTGTTGGAGG AGGTGGGGTGATGCTGGTTCATGACATCCATAAGAATGAAACCAGGGTGATTAATTTTCAGGGAACTGCTCCTCAGACACTTAAAGAGGAGTTGCTGCAAAATGTTTCAGAGCTAAAG GCTGGTCTGCAAGTGGGAGTGCCAGGTCAGCTCAGAGGGTTACACCGTGCTCACAGCCTGTACGGGAG TCTTTCATGGGCGGATGTGGTcaccagagctgctgctgttgccaaAGAAGGTTTTAATGTGTCGTTCAGTCTCG CTGAGGCTATATCGAAGTTAAAAGGTGAGCAGCTGTCGCAACGTTTCAGGGACACGTTCCTCCCAGGTGGCCGAGCTCTGCTGCCTGGTTCATTTCTGAGGATGTCCAGTCTGGCCGGAGTCCTCGAGGCCGGTCTGTCCAACTTCTATGAGGGGAACTTTTCACAAGAGATAGAGGATGAG GTGCGAGCCAATGGAGGGGTCCTGAGCAGAGACGACATCAGTAACTACAGTGTACAAGTGGAGCAGCCAGAGGAAGTCCTGTACAATG AATTTATTATTCAAgttcctcctctctcatctgcTGGTGCAGCGTTGGTATCAGCGCTCAACCTTCTGGAGGGCCTCCATCTCAATGAGAGTAATATCACAGAAAATCAAACACACCACTGGGTGGCTGAG GCTCTGAAAGGAGCTTTGGCTATGGACAGTGGTGTGGGTGACCCTAAATATAACTCTTCAGTGACTGAGCTGCTCTCTGACATGCTGAG TAAGAGTCAAGCTGAGGTGCTTCGCCAGAGGATCAATTCCTCCCATACCGCTCCACCCGAGGACTCCACTGTCCACTCCCTACAGATGGCTGGACAGGTAGCAGTCATGGGACCTGATGGCCTCATAGTGTCAGTTGCAAG TTCGTTGAGCACGTCATTCGGGAGCAGAATCATGACACAGTCAGGTGTTCTTCTCAACAGCCTTGTGCTTGACTTCTCCTGGCCAAACAAAACCAGAGGGCAGCTCTTAACCAACCAG AAAAACATCATCCAGCCAGGAGAGAGGCCCGTATCATCTCTTATGCCCACCATAGTGGTGCCAGCGAAGCATAAATGTGGGATCTACATGGCGCTAAGCAGTTCAGGTGGACAACAGCGTTTGTTTGAGATCACCCAG GTGTTGATCAAGGAACTGTCCCTCCATAAAGAGACAAACGACAGCGTCTCACTGAGAAAACTCCATCCCCAACGTCAGCCAAACAGACTTCTTGATGACC CTGAGTTTCCAGAAGGGAGTGTGCAGCCTTTGCATGAAAAGGGTCACGTAGTCCAGGGGATCCTGAGGAACAACGATATCATTACGGCCATAAGAGTACCTCCATTATCTGATAGTTTCTTATAG
- the cyldb gene encoding ubiquitin carboxyl-terminal hydrolase CYLD, which produces MEPKAPGKEKFFIVLRGKSRKGFCRGCIGRVESSDVQRGEITGLMYPGGSHGGGTKSGGTVKREDTYPLTRHQAQLLLFVSQASKRLELLCNPQLFSAICELSQNDLVVLKHKKGHLPGLVKNMMKIGKKEAKEDLFMLGFEVELVDSDNNLTSKKPTPLPLFSAVDIVQVVPSSSVPFWKDSQRESVSKKRGMSVNSTPPSVRSYSLKVKEDHTVQNVFHSQSSSPFHAPLEVGSMVEVVSNLGITVYGVIQWLGVPGEKTDDWAGIELDYDVNGCSDGIYGGQRYFTCKGNRALFVPVTKCNADSRFVYSSTGSETSKPDNIPPVPQFEDPEEDAPPIPESEVSSLLVGKMKGIQGHINSCYLDATLFSLFSSSVTLDNICQKPADTEQPITCTLRNIVNRLRRQGFVPADSVMNFREQLGCDSFRTEEKDPEEFITLLFQKVLCMEPLLKLRSKQEISQGAYTFQIFLEKEQMGQMPTVQQLLDTSCLSGDLKFEAMPSCLIVQMPRFGNKYKMFSHIIPSTDLDITDLLYNSPRECFVCGHLAEYECLQCLPDRRLQPGKIKQYCTTCKIQVHTLPSRQGHTPKTLAVPADVAADAPVPRHMMQLFAVLCIQTSHYVSFIKYSPDDPHSWLFFDSMADRCGDDKSGYSIPEVQTCPELGDFLSQSEEELARSNPSQAPELVRRLLCDSYMFLYQSPTMPLSNPENQESLCEDEDTTFP; this is translated from the exons ATGGAGCCCAAAGCTCCAGGAAAGGAGAAGTTCTTCATCGTGTTACGCGGAAAGTCGAGGAAAGGCTTCTGCCGAGGATGCATCGGCCGTGTGGAGTCGTCGGATGTGCAGCGAGGGGAGATAACGGGGCTGATGTACCCCGGGGGCAGCCACGGGGGGGGCACCAAGAGCGGAGGCACCGTGAAGAGGGAGGACACGTACCCGCTGACCCGCCACCAGGCCCAGCTACTGCTCTTCGTTTCCCAGGCAAGCAAACGCCTGGAGCTGCTGTGCAACCCCCAGCTGTTCTCGGCCATCTGTGAGCTGTCTCAGAACGACCTAGTGGTGCTGAAGCACAAGAAGGGACACCTGCCGGGGCTGGTGAAGAACATGATGAAGATTGGGAAGAAGGAGGCCAAAGAAGACCTGTTCATGCTCGGCTTTGAGGTGGAGTTAGTG GACAGTGATAACAATTTGACATCCAAGAAACCTACTCCTCTGCCCCTGTTCAGTGCGGTAGACATCGTCCAGGTGGTCCCGTCTTCCTCCGTTCCCTTCTGGAAAGACAGCCAACGTGAGA GTGTAAGCAAGAAAAGGGGGATGTCCGTCAACTCCACGCCGCCGTCTGTAAGATCTTACTCACTAAAAGTGAAGGAGGACCATACAGTGCAGAATGTCTTCCATAGCCAAAGTTCAAGCCCATTTCATGCGCCTTTGGAGGTGGGATCCATGGTGGAGGTGGTGTCCAACTTGGGGATCACAGTGTACGGGGTCATCCAATGGTTGGGGGTCCCTGGAGAGAAGACTGATGACTGGGCTGGGATTGAATTG GACTATGACGTGAACGGCTGCTCCGATGGGATATACGGAGGCCAGAGGTATTTCACCTGCAAAGGGAACAGGGCTCTGTTCGTTCCCGTCACAAAGTGCAACGCTGATAGCAGGTTCGTCTACTCCTCTACAGGAAGTGAGACCTCCAAACCCGACAACATCCCTCCAG TTCCTCAATTTGAGGACCCAGAGGAGGATGCACCACCTATTCCTGAATCCGAGGTCTCGTCTTTGTTAGTGGGGAAAATGAAAGGGATTCAGGGACACATTAACTCCTGTTACCTTGATGCCACACTCTTCAG tttgttcagCTCATCTGTGACCCTGGATAATATCTGCCAAAAGCCTGCTGACACCGAGCAACCCATAACCTGCACTCTTAGAAATATAGTCAACCGTCTGCGCAG ACAAGGGTTTGTACCTGCTGACAGTGTTATGAATTTCCGTGAACAGCTTGGCTGTGACTCCTTCCGAACAGAGGAAAAAG ACCCAGAGGAGTTCATCACACTCCTCTTTCAGAAGGTGCTCTGCATGGAGCCACTGCTCAAGCTCAG atcaaaACAAGAAATCTCTCAGGGTGCCTACACCTTCCAGATCTTTCTAGAAAAAGAACAGATGGGACAGATGCCCACTGTCCAACAGCTGCTGGACACATCCTGCCTGTCAGGTGACCTCAAGTTTGAAGCG ATGCCGTCCTGTCTAATAGTCCAGATGCCGCGGTTCGGAAACAAGTATAAGATGTTTTCTCACATCATCCCCTCCACTGACCTGGACATCACAGATCTCCTCTACAACT CTCCAAGGGAATGCTTCGTCTGTGGGCATTTGGCAGAATACGAGTGTCTTCAGTGTCTACCAGATCGCAGACTGCAGCCAGGGAAAATAAAACAGTACTGCACTACCTGCAAAATACAG GTGCACACCCTTCCCTCGCGGCAGGGTCACACCCCCAAAACTCTCGCGGTACCAGCAGATGTAGCCGCTGATGCTCCTGTGCCAAGACACATGATGCAGCTGTTTGCTGTGCTCTGCATTCAAACCAGCCACTATGTGTCCTTTATCAAATACAGCCCTGATGATCCTCACTCCTGGCTCTTCTTTGACAGCATGGCTGACAGATGCG GTGACGATAAATCTGGCTACAGCATTCCTGAGGTCCAAACTTGTCCAGAGCTGGGCGACTTCCTGTCCCAGTCGGAGGAGGAGCTAGCTAGGTCGAACCCCTCCCAGGCTCCTGAACTGGTGCGCAGGTTGCTGTGTGACTCATACATGTTTTTATACCAAAGCCCAACCATGCCACTTTCAAATCCAGAGAATCAGGAGTCTTTATGTGAGGACGAGGACACCACGTTCCCATAA